A genomic stretch from Frigoribacterium sp. PvP032 includes:
- the holA gene encoding DNA polymerase III subunit delta, which produces MRPAPVVLVSGPEQFLAERAVRQLRDQLVAEDPSLEVHDLEADHYQPGELITLASPSLFAEPRLLRVVSVEKCTDAFLTETLRYLESPADDTYLVLRHGGGVRGKKLLDTIRAGVGGGVEVVCAELKKETEKHDFAAGEFRSARRRVSGGALRALVTAFSDDLAELASACQQLISDAADEITEATVEKYYAGRVETNAFKVADAAIAGRQGEALVLLRHALSSGADPVPVVAAFAMKIRTMAKVQGVYGPSGQLASRLGMAPWQVERAQRDVRGWSEEGLGRCIELLAETDAAVKGAQRDAIYALERMVTTVATRGALGR; this is translated from the coding sequence ATCCGCCCCGCGCCGGTCGTCCTCGTCAGCGGGCCGGAGCAGTTCCTCGCCGAGCGTGCGGTCCGGCAGCTCCGCGACCAGCTCGTCGCTGAGGACCCGAGCCTCGAGGTCCACGACCTCGAGGCCGACCACTACCAGCCCGGCGAGCTCATCACCCTCGCGAGCCCGTCCCTGTTCGCCGAGCCGCGCCTCCTGCGCGTGGTGTCGGTCGAGAAGTGCACGGACGCGTTCCTCACCGAGACGCTGCGCTACCTCGAGTCACCAGCCGACGACACGTACCTCGTGCTGCGGCACGGCGGGGGAGTCCGCGGCAAGAAGCTGCTCGACACGATCCGCGCGGGCGTCGGCGGCGGTGTCGAGGTCGTCTGCGCCGAGCTCAAGAAAGAGACCGAGAAGCACGACTTCGCCGCGGGCGAGTTCCGGTCGGCGCGACGACGGGTGTCGGGCGGGGCGCTCCGGGCGCTGGTGACGGCCTTCTCCGACGACCTGGCCGAGCTCGCCAGCGCCTGCCAGCAGCTGATCTCCGACGCGGCGGACGAGATCACGGAGGCGACGGTCGAGAAGTACTACGCCGGCCGCGTCGAGACGAACGCCTTCAAGGTGGCCGACGCGGCGATCGCGGGGCGTCAGGGCGAGGCGCTCGTGCTCCTGCGGCACGCCCTCTCGTCGGGTGCCGACCCGGTGCCCGTCGTGGCGGCCTTCGCCATGAAGATCCGCACCATGGCGAAGGTCCAGGGCGTCTACGGGCCCTCCGGGCAGCTCGCCTCACGTCTCGGCATGGCCCCGTGGCAGGTCGAGCGCGCTCAGCGCGATGTCCGCGGCTGGAGCGAGGAGGGCCTCGGTCGGTGCATCGAGCTGCTCGCCGAGACGGACGCCGCGGTCAAGGGCGCCCAGCGCGACGCGATCTACGCGCTCGAGCGGATGGTGACGACCGTGGCGACGCGGGGCGCGCTCGGCCGCTGA
- the rpsT gene encoding 30S ribosomal protein S20, which yields MANIKSQIKRIGTNKKAQDRNKAVKSELKTAIRAAREAIVAGDKDKATTTLALASKKLDKAASKGVIHKNQAANRKSSIAKQVGAL from the coding sequence GTGGCGAACATCAAGTCGCAGATCAAGCGCATCGGCACCAACAAGAAGGCCCAGGACCGCAACAAGGCCGTCAAGAGCGAGCTCAAGACCGCCATCCGCGCTGCGCGCGAGGCCATCGTCGCCGGCGACAAGGACAAGGCGACCACCACGCTGGCCCTCGCGTCGAAGAAGCTCGACAAGGCCGCCAGCAAGGGCGTCATCCACAAGAACCAGGCCGCGAACCGCAAGTCGTCGATCGCGAAGCAGGTCGGCGCTCTCTGA
- a CDS encoding pyridoxal phosphate-dependent aminotransferase — translation MPSLAPHIASVPASGIRRVFELAAGLDDVAMLVIGEPDVPVPHHIGDAARRAWSEDRTGYTPNGGIAPLREALVAKLARENDLHVDVEQVWVTVGATQALYQAMGLVLAAGDEVLVPDPGYTTFSMNAHMLDAVPVPYSLSPDREFLPDLDQLEAAVTDRTRAVVVNSPSNPLGVVWPREVLQGLLDLAARHDLWVISDEVYEYFTYGTPHVSIASLDADDRVFSAFSLSKTYAMTGVRVGYLVTPRGMAPTMRTVQEAMISCVAEPDQHAALAAVTGDHGPVSDAREHYRQNLELATALLAERGMAHLDPQGAFYLWIDVSHASQGDVAGWAERFLLEKRVAVAPGSAFGRAGEGWIRICLAAAPEVIERGLRALPAPAPAA, via the coding sequence ATGCCGTCGCTCGCCCCGCACATCGCGTCCGTCCCCGCCTCCGGCATCCGTCGGGTCTTCGAGCTCGCCGCCGGCCTGGACGACGTCGCCATGCTGGTCATCGGCGAGCCCGACGTGCCCGTGCCGCACCACATCGGCGACGCTGCCCGTCGCGCGTGGTCGGAGGACCGCACCGGCTACACGCCGAACGGCGGCATCGCCCCGCTCCGTGAGGCGCTCGTGGCCAAGCTGGCGCGCGAGAACGACCTGCACGTCGACGTCGAGCAGGTCTGGGTCACGGTCGGCGCCACCCAGGCGCTCTACCAGGCCATGGGCCTCGTGCTCGCCGCTGGCGACGAGGTGCTCGTGCCCGACCCCGGCTACACGACGTTCTCGATGAACGCGCACATGCTCGACGCCGTCCCCGTCCCGTACTCGCTGTCGCCCGACAGGGAGTTCCTGCCCGACCTCGACCAGCTGGAGGCGGCGGTCACCGACCGCACCCGGGCCGTCGTCGTCAACTCGCCCTCCAACCCCCTCGGGGTCGTCTGGCCGCGCGAGGTGCTGCAGGGCCTGCTCGACCTGGCCGCGCGGCACGACCTCTGGGTGATCAGCGACGAGGTCTACGAGTACTTCACCTACGGCACGCCCCACGTGAGCATCGCCTCCCTCGACGCCGACGACCGGGTCTTCAGCGCCTTCTCGCTGAGCAAGACCTACGCGATGACCGGCGTGCGCGTCGGCTACCTCGTGACCCCGCGCGGCATGGCCCCGACGATGCGGACGGTCCAGGAGGCGATGATCAGCTGCGTCGCCGAGCCCGACCAGCACGCGGCCCTCGCCGCGGTCACCGGCGACCACGGCCCCGTCTCGGACGCCCGCGAGCACTACCGGCAGAACCTCGAGCTGGCGACTGCCCTGCTCGCCGAGCGCGGCATGGCCCATCTCGACCCGCAGGGCGCCTTCTACCTCTGGATCGACGTGAGCCACGCGTCGCAGGGCGACGTCGCAGGCTGGGCCGAGCGGTTCCTGCTCGAGAAGCGGGTCGCCGTCGCTCCCGGCAGTGCCTTCGGCCGGGCCGGCGAGGGCTGGATCCGGATCTGCCTCGCCGCGGCTCCCGAGGTGATCGAGCGTGGGCTCAGGGCGCTGCCCGCACCCGCCCCGGCGGCCTGA
- a CDS encoding DUF4190 domain-containing protein → MTNTAPTTPPVAARTAAPAAPAAPAAPAAAGGLHSPLSLTSLVLGIASVALSFTFVVPIVGVVLGVLGRRREPEGRTMALIGIIASGVMLLGSVVLLVVGLVAAVPIGLLGLFQYFS, encoded by the coding sequence ATGACGAACACCGCACCGACCACCCCGCCCGTCGCCGCACGCACCGCGGCCCCTGCCGCTCCTGCCGCTCCTGCCGCCCCCGCGGCGGCCGGCGGCCTCCACTCGCCGCTGAGCCTCACGAGCCTCGTGCTCGGGATCGCGTCGGTGGCGCTGAGCTTCACCTTCGTCGTGCCGATCGTCGGCGTCGTCCTCGGCGTGCTCGGGCGCCGACGCGAGCCCGAGGGCCGCACGATGGCGCTGATCGGCATCATCGCGTCGGGGGTGATGCTGCTCGGCAGCGTCGTCCTCCTCGTGGTCGGCCTCGTGGCAGCAGTCCCGATCGGCCTGCTCGGCCTGTTCCAGTACTTCAGCTGA
- the lepA gene encoding translation elongation factor 4 — translation MSPLATRALEPAKTAPEHIRNFCIIAHIDHGKSTLADRMLGITGVVEDRAMRAQYLDRMDIERERGITIKSQAVRMPWERDGQTFALNMIDTPGHVDFSYEVSRSLAACEGAILLVDAAQGIEAQTLANLYLALENDLEIIPVLNKIDLPAADPEKYAAELASLIGGDPADVLRVSGKTGVGVTELLDRVVDRIPSPTGDFDASPRAMIFDSVYDSYRGVVTYIRMIDGTLHPREKVQMMSTKSTHEILEIGVSSPEPTPSQGLSVGEVGYLITGVKDVRLSKVGDTVTTSAKPATEALAGYVEPLPMVYSGLYPIDGSDYPDLREALDKLKLSDAALVYEPETSVALGFGFRCGFLGLLHLEIITERLEREFGLDLITTAPSVVYEVTTDDKQTVTVTNPSEFPGGKIASVSEPMVKAAILAPKDYVGVIMELCQQRRGALLGMEYLGEDRVEIRYAMPLGEIVFDFFDSLKSKTAGYASLDYEPIGDQEADLVKVDILLQGEQVDAFSAIVHRDKAYAYGVLMTGRLRELIPRQQFEVPIQAAIGARIIARESIRAMRKDVLAKCYGGDISRKRKLLEKQKEGKKRMKTIGRVEVPQEAFIAALSGDTEAKKEKK, via the coding sequence GTGAGCCCCCTAGCAACCCGTGCACTCGAGCCGGCGAAGACCGCGCCCGAGCACATCCGCAACTTCTGCATCATCGCGCACATCGACCACGGCAAGTCGACCCTCGCCGACCGCATGCTGGGCATCACCGGCGTCGTGGAGGACCGGGCCATGCGCGCCCAGTACCTCGACCGGATGGACATCGAGCGCGAGCGCGGCATCACGATCAAGAGCCAGGCCGTGCGCATGCCCTGGGAGCGAGACGGCCAGACCTTCGCCCTCAACATGATCGACACGCCCGGCCACGTCGACTTCAGCTACGAGGTCAGCCGGTCGCTCGCCGCGTGCGAGGGCGCGATCCTGCTCGTCGACGCCGCGCAGGGCATCGAGGCCCAGACGCTCGCGAACCTCTACCTGGCGCTCGAGAACGACCTCGAGATCATCCCGGTCCTCAACAAGATCGACCTGCCGGCGGCCGACCCGGAGAAGTACGCCGCCGAGCTCGCGAGCCTGATCGGCGGCGACCCCGCCGACGTCCTCCGCGTCAGCGGCAAGACGGGCGTCGGCGTGACTGAGCTCCTCGACCGCGTCGTCGACCGCATCCCCTCGCCGACCGGCGACTTCGACGCCTCGCCTCGAGCGATGATCTTCGACTCCGTCTACGACAGCTACCGCGGCGTCGTGACGTACATCCGCATGATCGACGGCACCCTGCACCCGCGCGAGAAGGTGCAGATGATGTCGACCAAGTCGACCCACGAGATCCTCGAGATCGGCGTCTCGTCCCCCGAGCCGACACCGAGCCAGGGGCTCTCGGTCGGGGAGGTCGGCTACCTGATCACGGGCGTGAAAGACGTGCGTCTCTCGAAGGTCGGCGACACGGTCACGACCTCGGCGAAGCCCGCGACGGAGGCGCTTGCTGGCTACGTCGAGCCGCTCCCGATGGTCTACTCAGGCCTGTACCCGATCGACGGCAGCGACTACCCCGACCTGCGCGAGGCCCTCGACAAGCTCAAGCTGTCCGACGCGGCCCTCGTCTACGAGCCCGAGACCAGCGTCGCGCTCGGCTTCGGCTTCCGCTGCGGCTTCCTCGGCCTGCTGCACCTCGAGATCATCACCGAGCGCCTCGAGCGCGAGTTCGGCCTCGACCTGATCACCACGGCGCCGAGCGTCGTCTACGAGGTCACCACCGACGACAAGCAGACCGTCACCGTCACGAACCCGAGCGAGTTCCCCGGCGGCAAGATCGCCAGCGTCAGCGAGCCGATGGTCAAGGCGGCGATCCTCGCCCCGAAGGACTACGTGGGAGTCATCATGGAGCTCTGCCAGCAGCGGCGCGGCGCCCTGCTCGGCATGGAGTACCTCGGCGAGGACCGCGTCGAGATCCGCTACGCGATGCCCCTCGGCGAGATCGTCTTCGACTTCTTCGACAGCCTCAAGTCGAAGACCGCCGGCTACGCGAGCCTCGACTACGAGCCCATCGGCGACCAGGAGGCCGACCTGGTCAAGGTCGACATCCTGCTGCAGGGCGAGCAGGTCGACGCGTTCAGCGCGATCGTGCACCGTGACAAGGCGTACGCGTACGGGGTCCTCATGACGGGCCGCCTCCGCGAGCTCATCCCGCGCCAGCAGTTCGAGGTGCCGATCCAGGCGGCCATCGGCGCCCGGATCATCGCGCGGGAGAGCATCCGCGCCATGCGCAAGGACGTCCTCGCCAAGTGCTACGGCGGCGACATCAGCCGCAAGCGCAAGCTGCTCGAGAAGCAGAAGGAGGGCAAGAAGCGCATGAAGACCATCGGTCGCGTCGAGGTGCCCCAGGAGGCGTTCATCGCCGCCCTGAGCGGCGACACCGAGGCGAAGAAAGAGAAGAAGTAG
- a CDS encoding DUF1990 family protein yields the protein MRRSTHAETHTTYGEVGATQAPDLMQYPPKGFRPAEYRTRVGHGDARFEAAWIATMTWKIQERSGIDVRIDSVPPVEEGGYHPVTFDDDGVPVDPAHWEQGRDESRFAPDGTAFLTAGTTATLSISAYGRSVQAPVRVVYVVDEPRRKGFAYGTLDGHPESGEESWVVDQTDDGSVWLSIRSFSRPSTWRWKLVEPFMRRQQALYTRRYLRALSLTEPDAPAEADIDLEAAAEAAHDDEIREPGSRRSGD from the coding sequence ATGCGCCGTTCGACGCACGCCGAGACGCACACGACCTACGGAGAGGTCGGCGCGACGCAGGCGCCCGACCTGATGCAGTACCCGCCCAAGGGCTTCCGCCCGGCCGAGTACCGCACCAGGGTCGGTCACGGCGACGCGCGCTTCGAGGCGGCGTGGATCGCCACGATGACCTGGAAGATCCAGGAGCGCAGCGGGATCGACGTGCGGATCGACTCCGTCCCTCCCGTCGAGGAGGGCGGCTACCACCCGGTCACGTTCGACGACGACGGCGTCCCCGTCGACCCGGCCCACTGGGAGCAGGGCCGCGACGAGTCGCGCTTCGCGCCGGACGGCACCGCGTTCCTGACCGCGGGCACGACGGCCACCCTGTCGATCTCCGCCTACGGCCGCAGCGTGCAGGCGCCCGTGCGGGTCGTCTACGTCGTCGACGAGCCGAGGCGCAAGGGCTTCGCCTACGGCACCCTGGACGGCCATCCCGAGAGCGGAGAAGAGAGCTGGGTCGTCGACCAGACCGACGACGGCTCCGTCTGGTTGTCGATCCGCTCGTTCTCGCGTCCCAGCACCTGGCGCTGGAAGCTCGTGGAGCCCTTCATGCGGCGTCAGCAGGCGCTGTACACGCGTCGCTACCTCCGGGCCCTGAGCCTGACCGAGCCCGACGCCCCGGCCGAGGCCGACATCGACCTCGAGGCCGCCGCCGAGGCCGCCCACGACGACGAGATCCGCGAGCCCGGCTCTCGCCGGTCGGGCGACTGA
- the hemW gene encoding radical SAM family heme chaperone HemW has protein sequence MPGALPLGDPAPVDGSLPASVVEGAADRNFGVYLHVPFCRVRCGYCDFNTYTGDELRGARRDDYAQEAVDEVRLAGRVLEGAGLPPRPVSTVFFGGGTPTMLPHTDLAAMLSSVVDTWGLVDGAEVTTEANPDSVDAEYLRALAAAGFTRVSFGMQSAVPSVLATLERTHDPERVPLVVRWARDAGLDVSLDLIYGTPGETLDDWSRSLDVALEQQPDHLSAYSLIVEDGTKLARQIRRGEVAQPDDDTAADMYELADDRLAAAGYGWYEVSNWARDEQHRSRHNLSYWQGHDWWGVGPGAHSHVGGVRWWNVKHPAAYGQRMAAGESPGAGRETLDAETRRVERVLLAVRMREGLPTTDLDPEGRAAVAGLIADGWVEGREALAGRVVLTRTGRLMADAVVRRLLPV, from the coding sequence GTGCCAGGAGCCCTCCCGCTCGGCGACCCTGCCCCCGTCGACGGCTCGCTGCCCGCGTCGGTCGTCGAGGGTGCTGCAGACCGCAACTTCGGCGTCTACCTGCACGTCCCCTTCTGCCGTGTCCGCTGTGGCTACTGCGACTTCAACACGTACACGGGCGACGAGCTGCGCGGCGCCCGACGTGACGACTACGCGCAGGAGGCGGTGGACGAGGTGCGCCTCGCCGGTCGCGTCCTCGAGGGCGCCGGGCTGCCTCCTCGTCCGGTCTCGACCGTCTTCTTCGGGGGCGGCACGCCCACGATGCTGCCGCACACGGACCTCGCCGCCATGCTCTCGTCGGTCGTCGACACCTGGGGGCTCGTCGACGGCGCCGAGGTGACGACCGAGGCGAACCCCGACTCCGTCGACGCCGAGTACCTGCGGGCGCTGGCGGCCGCCGGCTTCACGCGCGTCAGCTTCGGCATGCAGTCCGCGGTGCCCAGCGTGCTCGCGACCCTCGAGCGCACCCACGACCCCGAGCGCGTCCCGCTCGTCGTGCGCTGGGCCCGTGACGCCGGGCTCGACGTCAGCCTCGACCTCATCTACGGCACGCCGGGCGAGACCCTCGACGACTGGTCTCGATCGCTCGACGTCGCCCTCGAGCAGCAGCCGGACCACCTGTCCGCCTACTCGCTGATCGTCGAGGACGGCACGAAGCTGGCCCGGCAGATCCGGCGTGGCGAGGTCGCCCAGCCCGACGACGACACCGCCGCGGACATGTACGAGCTCGCCGACGACCGGCTCGCCGCCGCGGGCTACGGCTGGTACGAGGTGAGCAACTGGGCGCGCGACGAGCAGCACCGCTCGCGGCACAACCTGTCGTACTGGCAGGGCCACGACTGGTGGGGCGTCGGCCCTGGTGCGCACAGCCACGTCGGGGGCGTCCGGTGGTGGAACGTGAAGCACCCGGCCGCCTACGGCCAGCGCATGGCCGCGGGGGAGTCGCCGGGGGCCGGCCGCGAGACCCTCGACGCCGAGACCCGGCGGGTCGAGCGCGTGCTGCTGGCTGTCCGGATGCGCGAGGGGCTGCCCACGACCGACCTCGACCCCGAGGGTCGCGCGGCGGTGGCCGGGCTGATCGCCGACGGCTGGGTCGAGGGGCGCGAAGCACTGGCGGGGCGCGTCGTCCTCACGCGGACAGGACGGCTGATGGCCGACGCCGTGGTCCGCCGGCTGCTGCCGGTCTGA
- a CDS encoding SGNH/GDSL hydrolase family protein: protein MSRTRERVVSVLAAAVIVLGVAVLAASFLAVATSPGDPTASQITVKNLPQDPRVLVIGDSYTAGYGAEDPERDTWVNRTSASLDWSVTVDAVLGSGYTTVGGPSSTGVGTFGDRLSRHEHETFDLVVIQGSQNDVHTNPDRLVRAAQAALREAKDLWPDAAVVMIGPSAPLPRGEAYVAASETLRKVAGGADVPFVDAVNGRWFTTKNSPAMTAPDGGHLNTRGYAYMGDRITEAMRDLMDGEAGSTSALSGENSAHRLR, encoded by the coding sequence GTGTCCCGGACCCGCGAGAGGGTCGTCTCCGTTCTGGCCGCTGCCGTCATAGTGCTGGGTGTAGCCGTACTGGCGGCGTCGTTCTTGGCTGTAGCCACAAGCCCTGGCGATCCGACGGCAAGTCAGATCACCGTCAAGAACCTGCCGCAAGATCCGCGCGTTCTGGTAATCGGCGACTCCTACACTGCCGGCTACGGGGCCGAGGATCCAGAACGGGACACGTGGGTCAATCGGACTTCGGCGTCTCTTGATTGGTCGGTGACTGTCGACGCAGTTCTGGGAAGCGGATACACGACTGTCGGCGGGCCCTCGTCGACCGGCGTGGGGACCTTTGGCGACAGGCTCTCCAGACACGAGCACGAGACTTTCGACCTCGTCGTGATCCAGGGCAGCCAGAACGATGTTCACACGAATCCGGACCGGCTGGTCAGGGCGGCCCAAGCGGCTCTGCGTGAAGCTAAGGATCTGTGGCCTGATGCAGCTGTCGTGATGATCGGTCCGTCCGCGCCGCTCCCTCGCGGAGAGGCTTACGTGGCCGCCTCAGAGACACTTCGAAAGGTCGCCGGCGGGGCCGACGTGCCCTTCGTAGATGCCGTCAACGGCCGATGGTTCACCACCAAGAACAGCCCCGCCATGACGGCTCCAGACGGTGGCCACCTGAACACTCGCGGCTACGCCTACATGGGTGACCGCATCACCGAGGCCATGCGGGACCTGATGGACGGCGAAGCAGGGTCGACTAGCGCACTGTCAGGGGAGAACTCAGCGCATCGGCTGCGTTAG
- a CDS encoding acyltransferase, protein MSRHLASPGASRLLSPAPRLTSLDGLRGAAALIVLAHHTLLTKPGLADPYYTNVPATGTTAWLVHTPLHLLWAGTEAVYLFFVLSGFVLGLAVSSPKFTWRTYLPARLVRLYIPVTAAVLLGATIITVFPRGGEASVWLRRRVPEYVTSYLEKDLTLLAGPSGAITPLWSLQWEVLFSLLLAAFIATGLALKPSAQIVAALIVSTYGFYSDVLALAYMPMFLIGTALAQAWPAVWHQLKRTRESHARWLAVVVIGTLLTTSFWLLMPFGPVARIYLLTRPAIIIGVTALLLAAAVWLPLARLLSSPVFRWAGIVSFSLYLVHEPIVIAFASAWPGSNAALAAAVLVSLCTGTGFFLLVERPSHRLARALGRDKPVANAADALSSPLTVR, encoded by the coding sequence GTGTCAAGACACCTCGCGTCACCCGGGGCATCCCGCTTACTGTCGCCCGCCCCTCGCCTGACTTCCCTCGACGGCCTACGAGGAGCTGCAGCGCTCATCGTTCTTGCGCACCACACTCTGCTCACCAAGCCAGGCCTGGCTGACCCTTATTACACGAACGTCCCCGCCACGGGCACGACCGCGTGGCTCGTACACACGCCGCTGCATCTCCTGTGGGCTGGCACCGAGGCGGTCTACCTGTTCTTCGTGCTCTCCGGTTTCGTACTCGGCCTCGCCGTCAGTTCGCCCAAGTTCACTTGGCGCACCTATCTGCCGGCACGGCTGGTGCGCCTCTACATCCCCGTCACAGCCGCCGTCCTACTCGGCGCGACGATCATCACAGTGTTTCCCCGCGGCGGTGAAGCCAGCGTCTGGCTGCGCCGTCGAGTCCCCGAATACGTCACGTCCTACTTAGAGAAGGACTTGACACTCCTGGCAGGACCCTCCGGTGCGATCACGCCCCTCTGGTCCCTCCAGTGGGAGGTTCTGTTCTCTCTCTTGCTCGCTGCTTTCATCGCTACCGGGTTGGCTCTCAAGCCCTCGGCCCAGATCGTTGCCGCACTGATCGTGTCCACGTACGGCTTCTACTCCGATGTACTAGCACTCGCGTACATGCCGATGTTCCTCATCGGGACGGCCCTCGCCCAGGCCTGGCCCGCGGTCTGGCACCAGCTCAAGCGCACACGCGAGTCCCACGCCCGATGGCTCGCCGTCGTGGTCATCGGCACGCTGCTCACGACGTCCTTTTGGCTGCTCATGCCGTTCGGACCCGTAGCCCGCATCTATCTCTTGACCCGCCCGGCGATCATCATCGGAGTCACGGCCCTCCTGCTCGCCGCAGCGGTGTGGTTGCCTCTCGCCCGTCTGCTGTCCTCACCCGTCTTCCGCTGGGCAGGCATCGTGTCGTTCAGCCTGTACCTGGTGCACGAGCCGATCGTGATCGCTTTCGCTTCCGCCTGGCCCGGCTCCAACGCGGCCCTCGCCGCAGCAGTCCTCGTCTCCCTGTGTACGGGGACGGGCTTCTTCTTGTTGGTCGAGCGCCCGAGCCACAGGCTTGCTCGAGCGTTGGGCCGCGACAAGCCAGTGGCTAACGCAGCCGATGCGCTGAGTTCTCCCCTGACAGTGCGCTAG
- a CDS encoding DUF4870 domain-containing protein — translation MTDTPPSQPNDPQGPGWGQQQPGQGQPGYGQQPGQPGYGQQPGYGAPQPVQPMRPEDEKLWATLIHVGGILLSFVAPLVGYLVLKDRGPFVREHSRVALNFQLTMVIAYVIGGATSFLGIGVLITLAAAIVVIVFGIIAALAANRGEYYKYPLSIEFIKA, via the coding sequence ATGACCGACACCCCTCCTTCCCAGCCGAACGACCCTCAGGGGCCCGGCTGGGGGCAGCAGCAGCCCGGTCAGGGCCAGCCCGGCTACGGCCAGCAGCCCGGCCAGCCCGGCTACGGCCAGCAGCCCGGCTACGGCGCCCCGCAGCCCGTCCAGCCGATGCGCCCCGAGGACGAGAAGCTCTGGGCCACGCTGATCCACGTCGGCGGCATCCTGCTCAGCTTCGTGGCCCCGCTGGTCGGCTACCTCGTGCTCAAGGACCGCGGCCCGTTCGTCCGTGAGCACAGCCGCGTCGCGCTGAACTTCCAGCTGACGATGGTGATCGCCTACGTCATCGGAGGTGCGACGTCGTTCCTCGGCATCGGCGTCCTGATCACGCTCGCGGCGGCGATCGTCGTGATCGTCTTCGGCATCATCGCGGCCCTCGCAGCCAACCGGGGCGAGTACTACAAGTACCCGCTGAGCATCGAGTTCATCAAGGCGTAG
- the hrcA gene encoding heat-inducible transcriptional repressor HrcA, protein MVSERGLEVLRVIVHDYVASREPVGSKSIVERHHFGVSAATIRNDMALLEEEELIAAPHTSSGRVPTDKGYRLFVNHLADLRPLSSAQRQAIETFLGDSADLDEVLGRTVRLLSQLTNQVALVQYPSFSRARVRHVELVSLAERRVMTVLITDTGQVEQRLVELPVAVDDEFLAELRRALNAAVGGTELSAAAALLADLHEGFRPEHAVVVGIVVASLAEQLAAGRQERLVMAGAANLVRTGDDFSGDLYPVLEAIEQQVALLRLFGEMQLDAVDVAASIGRENASFGLSQASVLASGYTSTGSEVARLGVLGPMRMDYSTNMAAVRAVARYLSSLLSER, encoded by the coding sequence GTGGTCTCTGAACGTGGTCTCGAGGTGCTGCGCGTCATCGTGCACGACTACGTCGCGTCCCGCGAGCCCGTCGGCTCCAAGTCGATCGTCGAGCGGCACCACTTCGGCGTCTCCGCCGCGACGATCCGCAACGACATGGCCCTCCTCGAAGAAGAAGAGCTGATCGCGGCACCGCACACCTCGTCGGGTCGGGTGCCGACCGACAAGGGCTACCGGCTCTTCGTGAACCACCTCGCCGACCTGCGACCCCTCAGCAGCGCCCAGCGCCAGGCGATCGAGACGTTCCTCGGCGACTCCGCCGACCTCGACGAGGTGCTCGGCCGCACCGTGCGCCTCCTCTCGCAGCTCACCAACCAGGTGGCGCTGGTCCAGTACCCCTCCTTCTCGCGGGCGCGCGTGCGGCACGTCGAGCTGGTCAGCCTGGCCGAGCGCCGCGTCATGACCGTGCTCATCACCGACACGGGCCAGGTCGAGCAGCGGCTCGTCGAGCTGCCCGTCGCCGTCGACGACGAGTTCCTCGCCGAGCTGCGCCGCGCGCTGAACGCGGCCGTGGGCGGCACCGAGCTCAGCGCCGCGGCCGCGCTGCTGGCGGATCTGCACGAGGGCTTCCGCCCCGAGCACGCCGTCGTGGTCGGCATCGTCGTCGCCAGCCTGGCCGAGCAGCTCGCCGCGGGGCGGCAGGAGCGCCTCGTGATGGCCGGCGCGGCCAACCTCGTGCGCACCGGCGACGACTTCAGCGGCGACCTCTACCCCGTCCTCGAGGCGATCGAGCAGCAGGTGGCGCTGCTGCGCCTCTTCGGCGAGATGCAGCTCGACGCGGTCGACGTGGCCGCGAGCATCGGACGGGAGAACGCCTCCTTCGGCCTCTCCCAGGCATCCGTGCTCGCGAGCGGGTACACCTCGACGGGCAGCGAGGTCGCGCGCCTCGGCGTGCTCGGCCCGATGCGCATGGACTACTCGACCAACATGGCCGCCGTCCGGGCCGTGGCCCGCTATCTCTCGTCGCTGCTCTCCGAGCGCTGA